Below is a genomic region from Vibrio cortegadensis.
GAACGCTTACCCAACGCGAGCACAACCGCGAAAGGGGCATCACAGCTTAATGATACGGTCACTTCAACCTCTAAAACCCAATCGTTAACCGCCAATATGGGCCGCTATATTTGGGCGAAAGCGGTTGGCGCTTATGATTTAGCTGCCAGTAAGATGACCCAAGCTACGGCTGATGGCAGATATTGGAAGCGAACTGAGACAGTAACGAACTCAACCAAGCTTGATAATAAAACTTACAGCCAGCTTTACACCGCCATTCGCCAAGGGTTAAGTCCTAACACGAATACATGGCGTTCTATTTCAGATGTGGTGAATAGTACCAGTTCGGATATATCAGCAAGTTTAAGAGCAGTAAAAACAGCGTATGACAAAGGTGTATCAGCCTACAATCTTGCAGCCAGTAAAATGACGCAAGCCACGGCTGATGGCAGATATTGGAAGCGAACTGAGACAGTAACGAACTCAACCAAGCTTGATAATAAAACTTACAGCCAGCTTTACACTGCCATTCGTGCTGGCTTAAGCCCAAACACGAATACATGGCGTTCTATTTCTGATGTGGTGAATAGTACCAGTTCGGATATATCAGCAAGCTTAAGAGCAGTAAAAACGGCTTATGACAAAGGTGTATCTGCCTACAATCTTGCAGCCAGTAAAATGACTCAATCCACGGCTGATGGGCGTTACCTTATACTTGATAGTAGTAAAGGAGCGACTATCGCTGCTCGTTATTTGATGAGCGGCAGTTCAAATGTTGGTACAAAAATCAGACTGCCATATAAAACCAATAGTGGAAAAATGGTCGCGTTTACCATCCGTGTATATCAAGGCTATCAAGTTGCTGATATTCAAATTAGTGGTTATTTATACGAAAGCACCAATCAATGGCATTGCCCAGCAGCGGTAATGATTGCTGGAACTGGAAATATAGAAGTCACTATGGGACGTGATGAAAATGGCTACGCATACGCATGGTTATCGGGAGGTAATTACAAAGGGGTTGCGGTATTAGATGTTGTGGGCGGTTACTCTTATGCTAACTGGAATACTGGCTGGGTAATATCTGAAACCAATAGTCATCCGAATGCCGTATTAAGCAAAACGATACACCCTCCATTTAGTCCCAACAATCCAAACATTAGTGACTCAGTAGCGACTGTATCAAGCACAGTTTACGCAAGCCTAACAGCAGTAAAAGCAGCTTACGACAAAGCGGCTCTAGCCTATAACCAAGCTACGGAAGCGCTAAGTATAGCGCACAGTAAATGGACGCATCGAAGTGCAACAACGGCGCAATCTGGTACGGTGCAACTGTCCACATCGGTCAGTTCTCAAAGCGCAGCGAGAGCGGCGACTTCGAGCGCGGTTCGAATTGCTTACAACAAGGCAGTAGAAGCGTTGAATAAGGCAACTGCCCCACAAGCTGGAGTTGTTGGTTCATACGGGTTGATGCGTAGTGATATTCGCAATCTTTCATTTGGTGATACGGTTTCAGGTAGTAAGTTGCGCCCTACCGATAATAGTTCAGGTTTTTATGGGCCATACCAAACGGGAACGTGGCGTTGTATGGGTAATTGTAAGGATTCAAATATAACGAACTTCTCAACGATGTTTGTAAGGATTGCGTGATGTTAACGATAGTCGATGCTAAAAACCCTCAATGGGTCAATGTGGAAAAAACGAGATTGGATATGGATGTTCAATTTACCGAATTTGAGGAATATGTACCGTTTTCGGCAAGTGTGAATGCAGACACTAAGTATGGTTTGGCGCTCTATCAACGCGCTATTAATGGGGAGTTTGGTGTTGTCATACCTTATGTTAAACCTGTCATTAATGTCGCTGAGGTTGAAACCGCATGGCAAGTCGCAGAACTTGAGACGGTCGAGTTTGCGTTGAAGCCATACGCAGAAGACATGCAAATTCCTGATCAATATTCAGAGCTTCGTAAAACCACGAATACGGAAGAGAACTATTACAAACTGTTGATGGATAGAAAGCTTTTGGTTGAATACTTACAGCAATCGGACTTTCCAGAGTGCGGACGGCCTGTTCTTTCTGAGCTATCTAACACCTAAGTTAAAATTGAATTATCCCTTAAACCCAGCCATTGCGCTGGGTTTTCTTATTTAGAACCTTCTTACCTAAAGAAAACCGGAGCTTAATCTATGGCGATTAGCGCTAAGACAAAAAGCAAAAAACAAGATTATCCAATCTTGAAGCCATTCCGCCAAAACGGACAGTGGCACTACCCGAAAGAGAAAACCATTCCACTTTCACTCAAACAAGCCTCGTTTCTTCTGCTAAGTGGCAAGGTCGGCAAGCCTGGCACCGAAGCTCCTGTTGAAACAAAAGTATCAACGAAAAAGGAGACGAAATAATGTCAGAACCTGCATTAGCTCCAATTCAAGATTTTGAAATGAATGGTGCTGAAGTTCGCACCATTGAGCCTCAACCAAGTATGGGGCCGCTTGCTCTACAGGTTGTACACTTAACGGGAACGGCACCTAACAAACATGCAGGCATGGCGTTTAGCGAATCCACACGCCTGTGGGACTATTCGCACGCTATGATGATGCTGGATACGACAGGAGATAGAGCCGGCACACTACCACTCGTTGTTCAATATCTCTTTGAGTACGTGAAAGCGATTGTTTACGTCACGATTGAAGAAGAAGGCGCAGACGCTGCAGCAACAGAAACCAATATCATTGGCGGCATTGATGCTACGACAGGCGCGAAAAAAGGTATCTATACGGCGAAATCATGCGCTGAAACACCAACGATCATCGCGGCCCCAGGTTTTAGCTCAATCACACTTGGTCAAAAGCTATCGCTGATTGGTCGTGATGTGCGATGTCGCCCTGTCCTCGATGGCCCTAACACCAATGATATGGATGCGGTTAAGTTTGCTGCCAACTTTGGCGCGGAAGGTACCGGGCAAGACAAACTCTCTATTATCGACCCTTGGTTTCTCACTAAGCACGATGGTGAACAAGTTTTAATGCCAGCTTCAATCGCACTGGTTGCGGCGATGGCATCTGTTGAAGGGCATGAAAGTCCGCAGAACCAAGGAGTGAACTGTGAAGAGACCTCTCGCCATGTTGAATACATCATCAATGATAAAACCACTCAAGCAAACTTCTTAAACAAGCATGGCGTGGTGACGATTTGTCGAACTCGAATGGGAGGCTGGTCAATTATTGGTAATCGCTGTAATACAGGGCGATTTATGGGTCACGTTGGTCTTGAAGATTTAATGGCCCGTAAGCTAGAAGAAACCTCTCAGCCACTTATGGGTAAGTTACTTACACCTGAGTTCATGCAGCAGGTTATCGATCGCTTAACCAATTGGGGCCAAAGCCTTGTCGCAAGTGGCACCATTCCTAAGTTTAAAGCTTATTTACATCCAGATAAGAACAGTGTCGAGAACTACACCTCTGGGCGTTGGTTTATCTGTTTGGATTATGGTCGTTTCTCACCCAATGAGCACATGGTGTATGAAATGAGTGTGGATAACGGCTTAATTGCAGCAATGTTAGAGGAGATTGTTAATGGCGGCTGATCGTATCGCAAGACGTATCACGGCAGTACTGGAAGGTGTGCCGTGGATGAATGAGATTGTCGAAATCTCAATGCCTGAAATTACCTTTAAAGAGCAGTCAACAGACGGCTCTTTTTTAGAAATGGACGACATGGTACGCCTGAATAAGTTGACCTGGTCGGTAAAGGTTCGTGGTGACCGCAAAGAGATTTCGAAGGCGCTTGGTAGGTTCATGATGAAGCCTGGTCAATTCAACGTGACGGAAAAAGGGGCGACTCGTCAAGGCGACAAATATTCGGAAGAACACTCGCTCTACACCACGGTGAAAAGTGTCAAACCTAGTCCGAAGAAGATGGGCGAGAAGCCAGAAGTGACCATCGAAGGCACTTGTGAAGCCTATACATTGAAAGATACGGGGCAACTAATTCACGACATTAACGGCACAACGGGTAAGTGTGTTGTGTTTGGTACCGATCTCATGAGTGAAGCGGGGATTTAGCGATTTAGTTGTACTGTAATAATGTAAACTATAATCCAGTACGAATCGCAATTAATTGTTTAAAGTTATCATTTGTTGCGGTTCGTAATGTTATTTCTTCTTGGGTTGTATTATTAACATTTTTCAACCTATATTTTGCTTATATTCGTCCGTTTTAAATGTTTATTTTTTTTGTAAATGTATATATTAGAACAGTGGGTTAGCTGTAATATTGTAATTTTATTTTGTTTAGTTATTTTTTTATGATATATATTGTTTTTGTGGTGTTTGTTGGTTTGGGTTCAAGACAAGATGAATACTGCAGAAATGAAAAAATCCCAGAGCGGCAACTCTGAGATTTAAATTCAAATCAAAAAACTATAGGAAGAATTTATGATTAATGAACATTTGAAAATTATAACACTAATGAACATACCTGTCATGGCTGGTGTTGGAATTCGTACTATTGAAGGAGATTCAAATGTCTCTGCATACCTCTGATCAAAACGTCGATTGGGATAATATTGAACGGTGCGCTTTCACACTTAAAAATATCTCATCAATGTTGTTATTGATTCTTCATAGTCAAGAAAGGCATTCAGACGAGTATGCCGCCATAGAAGGTGTTGCTCAGCTAGCCGACTTTCATGAAAAAGAGCTCAATCGCTTAATCAAACACTAACACTCTTTTAATTAACAGAAGCCCTCGCTTTATCGCGGGGGCTTTTTTATGGAGCAAACAAAATGCTAAACGACAAATCAGTTCTAAAATTCTTCAGTCATGATCATGAAAAGAGCAACAAGCTAGAAGCCGAGCTTGCCTCGTTAAAATCCCAAGTAAAGGCGGTGAATAGCGATACTCCCGAAGCCGATTTAAAAGCATTACAAGCAAAAACAGATAAGATTGCGGCTGAAGTTAAAGCACTGCGAACTGTCGCACTGAAAACCATGTCCATCGAGGCATTTAAAGCGTTACCTCATATCAAGCTTGATGAAAATGAGATGAGCCACTTGCAAGTATTCGAACAGCGTAAAGCGGTGATCATGCTGTGCAGTGAATTAACGACTGAACAGTTTGATCTTCTTGCGGCTCCAGATTTTCATAAGCTACACCGTGATATCTGCGATTACATCCTCACGCCTTCCGATGTCGCGATGGATAAGCCGCTTAATGAAGATGTGTTTGCGTGGGATTTGATGCATCCATTTACCAATGAAGTGCAAGAAAACCACAGTCACATTCGCTTTCATGTACCGAAAACCATCCACTCTGAAGAACTGGCTAAACTGACCGATGACGAACAGCGTGAAGATTTTATGTTTCGTGTCGTTACCGGCTTAGAAAAATCTGATTTTGCTTTCCTTTCTACAAATGACTACCTAGCGCTAAAACCGCAGGTGGGCGCTTTTTTTTAACAATTGGCGGCATTCTCTCTGCTGAGGATGTTGAAGCACTGATTGATTATATCCCTATGTATCGCAACACCTCTGAAGATGAGCTACGCCAGTGGCCTCAAGATGTGGCGATCCATCGTTACAACCTCATCCTAAAGAAGATTGGGGTAAAAGATGTCTGAAAAAATTAGTTTAGTGCTCGATACAGTTGTAAAAGGCACTGAAGATATTCTCTCTACCACCACTGCAACAGAGCGTCTTACCGCTGCCATTGAAGAAGAACGTAACCAAATTAGAAAGGTTAATGGCGATCTCAAAAAGGTAACCGGTTATCAATCAGCCATTAAGTCGATGAAACGGATGCGTGAACAGTATCGCGCAGCTGAAGCCGATGTGGCTCGATTATCTAAAGAGCAAGCCGATCATAAGGAAACCACACGTAAACTGCGTGTTGAGTATGTGGCTACGGATACTGAAGTGAGCCGTTTAAATGCTCAACTCAAGAAAACGTCTGGTGAAGGTGCGGTTCAACTTCAAAACAGGTTGGATTCAGCAAAGAATCGAATGAATGTGCTGAATATTGAGATGAGAGAAGGCAAGGTTCGAACGTCTGATCTCAATAAAGCGTATAAGCAAGCCACTAAACGAGTTAATACGCTATCTAAAAAGCAAGTTAACCAGACGAACAAGCTTAAAAAGTTAGGTGGGGAGCTAAAAGACGCAGGGGTTAATACGAATCGTCTCGCGGCTGAACAGCGAAAGCTAGAGCGTGAATCAGAGAAAGCGACCGCTGCGATTGCAAAGCAAAATGAGCATCTTAAGAAGCGTAATGCTATTAAGTCTCGCATCGATACTCGTAACGCTAAATTAAGTGATATTGGTGGGCAAGCGAGCTCGTTAGCAATGAAGGCTATGCCGCTTGGGGCAAGTGTTTATTCGGCGGTTAAAAATGAATCCTCTTTTGCTGATGTAAAAAAAGTCGTCGATATGTCGCCGGAGGAAGCGGCTCAACTTCGTTCTTGGTCGCTGCGAACCTCTGCATCAAAAGAAGGCGGTGGATTAAAGGCCAATGAGATAAACGATATGCTCGCAGCCGGTGGGCAAAGTGGCATTCAAGATGTCGCAGAGCTGAAATCCTTTGTTCTCGATTCAGCCGCGATGGGCGTGGCTTTTGATATGGAAGCGGGTCAAGCGGGAGAAACTCTGGCCACATTTAAAGCCGCGCTAGGTTTAGATCAAGAAGGTGCGATGGGATTAGCCGGTACCGCAAATAGTCTTTCCAACAAGTTTAATGCGAAAGCGGGTGATATTGCTGGGGTAATGGCACGGCAAGGGGCCAGTGCAAAAATGGCGGGGTTTAATGTGAATGAATCTAGCGCATTAGCTACCTCGATGCTGGCCACGGGTATGAATGAAGAGTCAGCAGCTACGGCACTTAAGAATATTTCGGGTCGTTTGACCTTAGGCTCAGCTGCAACCAATTCACAGCGAGGCGCACTTTCTAAAATAGGTTATAACCCTGAAGAGTTAGCCAGTTCGATGCAAACGGATGCGTCGGGTTCTTTGATGGGGGTTCTTGATGCAATCAAAGATGCTCCACTTGAAGAACAAGGTGCATTAATTAGTCAAATCTTTGGTGAAGAGGCAAAAGGCGCAATATCAGCATTAGCGGGTAATACGGAGTTATACCAAGAAGCTTTGGCCGTCGCTAACCAAGAACAAAGCGCTCACATTGACGGACTTCAAAAAGAGTTTGCAAGTCGCATCTCGACAACTGAAGGGGGTATTGCAGGTTTCATTAATAAAGTAACTCGGCTCAGTGTTATTTTTGGTAATTCGCTCTTACCTGCACTCAATTGGGTGCTTGAGCCATTAGGCAAAGCGGCGATGTTACTTGGTGATTTTGCGGAGGCGAACGAAGGTGTAACTTCTGCCGTTGCCATTGGTGTTACTGGGTTTGTTGCGCTGAAGGCCGCTTTACTCGCAGGCAAGGCCGCTTCATTGATTTTTGGTAACACCCTGGATAAAGGAAAATTATTTCGTAATGGGCTAGGTCGCGAAACGAATGCCAATGGTAAAGCGGCTATGTTTGCAACCAAACAGATCCGAAAACTGAGTGATGCACTTTATGATATTAGAGCACATGAAGGAGGGGATCGCTCTCGGCCTTACGAACGAGAGCGAAAAAATAGCCCACAAAAGCGAAGCCGAAGATCTCCAAAGCGTAGACGACCACGACTTCGAAGTCGAAACCCTTTAGCGAAAGTGTTCAATCTTGGCAGTTCGTTGTTCTCAACGGTTAGCAATAAGATGGGTAACGCTCGTCATTTGATGGGAAACACCGCAACCAGTGTTGGTACACGAGCGTTTAATACGACGTCTAATGTTATGCGAGCCAATAAAGGTGCTCTACCCATGTCATTGGGTGGTGGCGCGTTGGCCATGGTGCCGATGATGGCGGCGGCTCAAGATGCGGTTGATATCGGAGGTGATATTGCAGAGGGCATTGGAAAATCTGGATTAAGCAAAGTACTACGTCCACTTTCCATGGCGATTTCGGCTGGCAACATTGCTACAGCTTTAACTAATGGAGACACGAAAGAAGCGGTGACTGAAGGTGGAAGCTTACTTGGAGGAATGGGTGGAGCAAGTCTAGGCGCGGCACTAGGCACCGCAATCTTCCCTGGTGTGGGAACGGTGATTGGTGGTTTGGTTGGTTCATTAGCCGGTGATTTCTTTGGTGGCAGCATGGCGGAATGGCTAGGCGATAAACTCACTCCGATGCCGAATAAACTCATGCAGCCTGAAGAGGTTGAAACTCGTTTGGCTGAGAATCGTAAGAAAGAGGCCACGGCTAAATCACTTCAACCTGTCAAAGTGGATGCCCCTATTCAAATCCATGCTGCACCAGGTATGGATCCTCAACAGATAGCGATGGAAGTAAAACGTCAACTTGAAGAAAGTCTGCAGATGACGGGAATGTCTATTGAAGACTCACTTTCGGTTTCTTACATCGATGCATAAAAGGGTTGCCTATGTATCACTTAGTTATTGGGGATGTGGTGTTCTCAGTTCAAAGCCGAACCCCTATTTCTCGCCTCTCTCGTACTGATTTCGGAACTTATTCAGAAACAGCGTTAATTGATAACGCAGATTCTGAGCCAACAGGTTCACCACTAAGTAAGATTTCAATTACTGCCACTTGGACTCGCTCTACCGCCACTGAATCGGTCAATAAAGTGCGTGAGTTACTGACTGTTCCTCAGCAAATTAGCGATGGTGATGGTTGGAACCTTGGCCGATGGACCATTTCTCAAATTGAAGAGGTGAAAAGCGAAATTATTCATAACGGTAAAGCGATGAAGACAGAATTATCAATTCAGCTACTGGAGAAGCGCGGTGCAAGTACAAGCTAAAGCCGGTGAGTTAATTACAGACTTACTGTTTAAACACACAAAGTCTGATGATGATGAACTAGAGCGTAAGTTTTATATCGCGAACCCTCATGTTCGTACTGACATTTTCAAACAAGATTGTGTCGTTGTGATCCCTGAAGCGTTCAGAACGGCTCGAAAACAAACGGTAACAAGGAGTTGGGACTGATGTTCAAACTTGAAGGTAAAGATGCAGAAATGATTTTGGCGAATTTAAAAAGTTGGAACTTAACCGATGGAAACGGTGTGGAAGGGGACAGTTTAACGCTGTCCCTTTTTTCTGAGGGTATCTCTGGCATTCCACCAAAAGGTGAGAAGTATGAAGTGTATTTGGGGGAAGTGTTCCGCGAAACCTTTCAGATCAGCAAGCGCAGTGCAAAGATGAGCCCGAAAGAGGTTAGCTTGGTGCTGTCTGTTGCGCCATTTAGCCAGGATGATGCTAATGGGTTTCGTGCTAAAAAGTCGAACAGTTGGGATCGAGTATCGATTGAGAAAGTGATGGTTGATAGTTTACTTCCACACGGCTACTCCATTTTTGTCCATCCTAAATTACAAAAAATTGAAATCGAGCATTTAGATCGCACAGATGAGAGTTGTAGTGTTTTCTTAAGGCGACTAGCCAAACAATATGATGCAGTGGCAAAACCCGTCGGCAGTACTTATGTGATGGTCCCAAAAGGAGAGGTGTTAAGTGCAAGTGGAAATACAATTGAAACCATTACGTTGTCACTTCCTGTTGGTAATAGCTCAACACTTCCCAACTTCGTGAATGTCGATGTTGAACTTGATGGTCGAGAGGATTTTAGCGGTGTGTTGGCCTCTTACCTTTCTACGGATGAGGGCAAGCGGCTTGATGCTAATGCCGGTAGTGCTCCTTTCAAAGTGTTGGGTAAAGATTTCAATAGTGAAGCGGAAGCAAAGCAGGCTTGCCTAACAGAGTTAAGGCGCATCCAAAGAGAGGGGCGAAAACTGACCATTACAGCTCCCGCCAATAGCAGTGCTTTTTCTGAAGGTTTAATAGTGCTCGATGACAGTTTTGATTTGTTATTCAGAGGTTCGTGTTCAATTGATTCAGTGACGTTTTTTGGGCAAGGGCGCCAGGCTAAAACAATGTCCATTCAAGCCACATTGACGGGGGTATAAATGGGCGTTCGCTTAAATACTCATGCGCACTATGCACAAACGGTGAAGTGTAAGATATCCGATGCCAAGATAAGGCAATATGCGAAAGATGGAAGAGTAAGGCAGCTGAAGGATGAGCGCTATTCTCTTTATTTACGATACTCCAAAGACCGCAATAAAGGCTCTTGGGTTTATATGGAATACCGGGAGGGTAAACAAACACCTCACACCATTGGCAAGCATCCTAATTTATCTGCAGTTCATGTGTTTGATGTTCTTAATGTGTATGTTGCCGACCTAGCCACAGGAAAACGGGCGGTATTTAATGAGTTTGAAACCGTTGATGAGCTTTTGCATTGGTATTTGGACTACGAAACGAAAGCAAAAATATTAGATCGAGTTAGGTTACTCGCGATTAAGTCCAT
It encodes:
- a CDS encoding phage tail tape measure protein; the encoded protein is MSEKISLVLDTVVKGTEDILSTTTATERLTAAIEEERNQIRKVNGDLKKVTGYQSAIKSMKRMREQYRAAEADVARLSKEQADHKETTRKLRVEYVATDTEVSRLNAQLKKTSGEGAVQLQNRLDSAKNRMNVLNIEMREGKVRTSDLNKAYKQATKRVNTLSKKQVNQTNKLKKLGGELKDAGVNTNRLAAEQRKLERESEKATAAIAKQNEHLKKRNAIKSRIDTRNAKLSDIGGQASSLAMKAMPLGASVYSAVKNESSFADVKKVVDMSPEEAAQLRSWSLRTSASKEGGGLKANEINDMLAAGGQSGIQDVAELKSFVLDSAAMGVAFDMEAGQAGETLATFKAALGLDQEGAMGLAGTANSLSNKFNAKAGDIAGVMARQGASAKMAGFNVNESSALATSMLATGMNEESAATALKNISGRLTLGSAATNSQRGALSKIGYNPEELASSMQTDASGSLMGVLDAIKDAPLEEQGALISQIFGEEAKGAISALAGNTELYQEALAVANQEQSAHIDGLQKEFASRISTTEGGIAGFINKVTRLSVIFGNSLLPALNWVLEPLGKAAMLLGDFAEANEGVTSAVAIGVTGFVALKAALLAGKAASLIFGNTLDKGKLFRNGLGRETNANGKAAMFATKQIRKLSDALYDIRAHEGGDRSRPYERERKNSPQKRSRRSPKRRRPRLRSRNPLAKVFNLGSSLFSTVSNKMGNARHLMGNTATSVGTRAFNTTSNVMRANKGALPMSLGGGALAMVPMMAAAQDAVDIGGDIAEGIGKSGLSKVLRPLSMAISAGNIATALTNGDTKEAVTEGGSLLGGMGGASLGAALGTAIFPGVGTVIGGLVGSLAGDFFGGSMAEWLGDKLTPMPNKLMQPEEVETRLAENRKKEATAKSLQPVKVDAPIQIHAAPGMDPQQIAMEVKRQLEESLQMTGMSIEDSLSVSYIDA
- a CDS encoding phage tail protein, with translation MYHLVIGDVVFSVQSRTPISRLSRTDFGTYSETALIDNADSEPTGSPLSKISITATWTRSTATESVNKVRELLTVPQQISDGDGWNLGRWTISQIEEVKSEIIHNGKAMKTELSIQLLEKRGASTS
- a CDS encoding phage tail sheath protein, whose protein sequence is MSEPALAPIQDFEMNGAEVRTIEPQPSMGPLALQVVHLTGTAPNKHAGMAFSESTRLWDYSHAMMMLDTTGDRAGTLPLVVQYLFEYVKAIVYVTIEEEGADAAATETNIIGGIDATTGAKKGIYTAKSCAETPTIIAAPGFSSITLGQKLSLIGRDVRCRPVLDGPNTNDMDAVKFAANFGAEGTGQDKLSIIDPWFLTKHDGEQVLMPASIALVAAMASVEGHESPQNQGVNCEETSRHVEYIINDKTTQANFLNKHGVVTICRTRMGGWSIIGNRCNTGRFMGHVGLEDLMARKLEETSQPLMGKLLTPEFMQQVIDRLTNWGQSLVASGTIPKFKAYLHPDKNSVENYTSGRWFICLDYGRFSPNEHMVYEMSVDNGLIAAMLEEIVNGG
- a CDS encoding phage tail assembly protein, whose amino-acid sequence is MLNDKSVLKFFSHDHEKSNKLEAELASLKSQVKAVNSDTPEADLKALQAKTDKIAAEVKALRTVALKTMSIEAFKALPHIKLDENEMSHLQVFEQRKAVIMLCSELTTEQFDLLAAPDFHKLHRDICDYILTPSDVAMDKPLNEDVFAWDLMHPFTNEVQENHSHIRFHVPKTIHSEELAKLTDDEQREDFMFRVVTGLEKSDFAFLSTNDYLALKPQVGAFF
- a CDS encoding tail fiber protein, yielding MSELTRDIRCYLTNAGRQAELDALKNGTVLEIVSMVIDSALLPDDQDPKDLTEAISPIADTYPLMVSTDGAKGKISFLSDIPSSAGMFTINGFAWMTNTGVLYAYARGLGDIKRPAESGQNDVLRIEAELVTENAIVINHTYDDSQIYATHFELNESIRLHIESADPHVQYEHKSNAATNAEIDASSTAEKHVKLPQLWRAFLNKVKPASLLIAGIVQLSNKYNGTSQTKATTEKALTDGLKTKSNAVHKHSASDINAGTLAKERLPNASTTAKGASQLNDTVTSTSKTQSLTANMGRYIWAKAVGAYDLAASKMTQATADGRYWKRTETVTNSTKLDNKTYSQLYTAIRQGLSPNTNTWRSISDVVNSTSSDISASLRAVKTAYDKGVSAYNLAASKMTQATADGRYWKRTETVTNSTKLDNKTYSQLYTAIRAGLSPNTNTWRSISDVVNSTSSDISASLRAVKTAYDKGVSAYNLAASKMTQSTADGRYLILDSSKGATIAARYLMSGSSNVGTKIRLPYKTNSGKMVAFTIRVYQGYQVADIQISGYLYESTNQWHCPAAVMIAGTGNIEVTMGRDENGYAYAWLSGGNYKGVAVLDVVGGYSYANWNTGWVISETNSHPNAVLSKTIHPPFSPNNPNISDSVATVSSTVYASLTAVKAAYDKAALAYNQATEALSIAHSKWTHRSATTAQSGTVQLSTSVSSQSAARAATSSAVRIAYNKAVEALNKATAPQAGVVGSYGLMRSDIRNLSFGDTVSGSKLRPTDNSSGFYGPYQTGTWRCMGNCKDSNITNFSTMFVRIA
- a CDS encoding phage major tail tube protein, with product MAADRIARRITAVLEGVPWMNEIVEISMPEITFKEQSTDGSFLEMDDMVRLNKLTWSVKVRGDRKEISKALGRFMMKPGQFNVTEKGATRQGDKYSEEHSLYTTVKSVKPSPKKMGEKPEVTIEGTCEAYTLKDTGQLIHDINGTTGKCVVFGTDLMSEAGI